In the Triticum aestivum cultivar Chinese Spring chromosome 2B, IWGSC CS RefSeq v2.1, whole genome shotgun sequence genome, aaggatctgctcgagagggcgtctatctcagaaggtcaccgtacattgatgagtacgatgattgaaagaatttcatccgccgagggcgggttgcatgatgccgtcagaagtttgctggcggggtttgaggtacgtaaaaatgacagaccttttgacagttttacacataaagtgcaccctgtatagatagtagcccctgagactcggtatgttggcgaaagcgacagcgtgccgaggatcataatctcaggtattaattcccgcctttcctatgcaggtggcggatagtccggtggccagccggactgatggagttgccgaactaaagcggaaacttgacgttgcggatgcggacatcgcgctggtcaataaacgacttgacgagtcacaaggtaggttgtttctccgtggtcacctagtaagggagctgatgcccacttcttacaacatgtatgcttaatgtagatggtgccgctgctatggaggaccttcgggcagagcttgctcgagccaaggagcaagccagaaggagtgaggCGGTTACctcgaaggcagccgaagagctagaagccgaaagggctgctcactgccgaagcagggaggagatggctggaatggccgtgaagctgaaggatgttaccgaccgctatgaggttcttgaaaaagaacgccgagcggagcaagaagacctgaagaaggccaccaccgaagccaaggatgcccgttctgcaatgagggctataaaggaggagctgcgtcaggccggagacattgtggctggcaagccctttctgctgcgcaggaagttcacagatcagaagtatgctcagcttggccagttgtggggtccggaggatccttatctggatttggcggcgagtgcggcggatgcggttgtgcacttccgaagacaaaaggatcacgagacggaagagcttttttggtctcaattccacagtccggagcgttcacttccgttgaccgatcggttggctgagtgggctgagctgaatagattgtccggatttGCCATGACGGATGTAGTGGCTCATCTGTAGCctgataggcccaagccgaagagttattttggcttattgcagcaattccttggggcggtgccgcatatcaaggtgatgaagccgtcggcatgcatagagggtgcacggatgcccctcgcccgtgtgaagacatactggacgaAGATGGATGCTACCGATGTTGtaacccagggttcggacgagagccggttacccggcgtgcactattttggggaagtcctgcagggtgctcgtgtaatagagtcgcagtgctcaaaaaatgtcatgttcaaatgatctTTATGATTTGTAAAACGACATTCATAATAtaagtgctttttatacttgtgcgttcaagtattgaaatatctcctgtgcggccgttaatgtatacttgtgtataacctgaaagatggcattcttcggcttcagcccccacgcacatagtgcgggggtgtttgcaaaatagcgtattttcacacttaatccaacgtcttggtcctgtggaggaggtggtagcgtagcaaacgaggcaaccggactataatgctttatcactttcacttagccataggagttcaaaggtggggctacgatatagcccctaggggcaccgcgctctccgaattcggggcgcgtatgtgcctgaccaggaaacggtccttcgtcaaagtggaggaattctagacattccggtagtcgatcgagtggttgaccagtctctcgctgtatcatgacagtcaattttgggctttctctactgaggtgctcgcccgaccgaactggggcacaatcgcagtagttctcctggtgccgcgttagccgatgatacggaacgtaaggcagcaaaacgcaggagccgggcaaacccaacattcgaccaaagacatgattcggagctgatgcatataaggcctaactcgagacgccgaacactccctaaggtattcggtccttatgataacgggcagaacaatgccctaagcccctagtgtccaggtacaggcgaaaatttctgacgcggccgatgccaaaacgccagcctcctcatcGGTTATGGTAAAAACCGGGGGATGGGAATcgacaagagacagtaagaaaggtttacgcagggtcttaatctgaaaagaatccttgtgacgggtccctgctgcacgtctgcgcctgtgtctccgttgtgctgtatcctggacgggtgtacatgttgttcatctgtaaaagagaggaacttagtttggaaagaaatcgtgcaaaaaatgtatttaaaacagagtatgaatAAATGAATAAAGTTGAGGTTTTATTGGCTCTTACTGTtcatacgcacagccccttgtgaagTGGTGTGCAGCTAGGAAGCCCCTAGTTTATTTGTGCTGGACTCGCCTAGCCGTGTACGGGGTCTTGAGCGACCTTGTAaggagattatgccgcgtggaccgggcattttatgTGTAAGAGACGCATAGTGcgatattgcattaaagcgagcgaaagcttcacgtcccaatagtgcttgatggctacttttaaatggggcgacatggacgattagcttttcgcgacggaagttgtcgggtgaaccgaacataacttctagtagtaaggagcccgtggacttggcgtaagggcctggcgtcactcctttgaaggaagtgcggctatggcgaagtttagtagggtctatccccaacttgcggattgtgtccggatatagcaggtttaaatc is a window encoding:
- the LOC123039460 gene encoding uncharacterized protein, which encodes MSKLITFHHLDYSRSIRNAGWTALILDPIIDGLQFTQVLMDGGSDLNLLYPDTIRKLGIDPTKLRHSRTSFKGVTPGPYAKSTGSLLLEVMFGSPDNFRREKLIVHVAPFKSSHQALLGREAFARFNAISHYASLTHKMPGPRGIISLQGRSRPRTRLGESSTNKLGAS